The following proteins are co-located in the Sulfurospirillum deleyianum DSM 6946 genome:
- a CDS encoding peptidase U32 family protein, producing the protein MKDIELLSPAGNFEKLKIALAYGADAVYAGVSHFSLRIRSGKEFTYESFEEAIKYTHERGKHLHATINGFPFNAQIPLLEKHIERVAAMNPDAFIVAAPGVIKLARKIAPHIPIHLSTQANVLNYLDAEVYADMGVKRIIAAREVSLKDLEQIKKHLPHLELEVFVHGSMCFAYSGRCLISSVQSGRVSNRGSCANDCRFPYTLYAHNEESGTLFRIEESEEGTHIMNAKDLNLSAHVKEILDSGVIDSLKIEGRTKSPYYVGITTKTYRQAIEDYFANQFVAEKYMKELDSTKNRGFSDGYLVNRPYEKNDTQNLAHSISEGTHQVVAQVSEDGTNCLCKDVLKLHVSYELVMPSSAVGVCVDNEIGTIFEEHGAWKILFKKLQTANGKQFDEIHSGNIHAIMLPIPVAGFSFLRLQLKDQE; encoded by the coding sequence TTGAAAGATATTGAGCTTCTCTCCCCTGCGGGAAATTTTGAAAAATTAAAAATCGCACTGGCGTATGGTGCGGATGCTGTCTATGCGGGGGTGAGTCACTTCTCCCTTCGGATTCGTTCAGGCAAAGAGTTTACCTATGAAAGTTTTGAAGAAGCGATAAAATACACGCATGAAAGAGGCAAGCATTTGCATGCTACCATCAATGGCTTTCCTTTCAATGCGCAGATTCCTCTTTTGGAAAAACATATTGAGCGTGTGGCGGCGATGAATCCTGATGCCTTTATTGTGGCAGCTCCTGGTGTGATAAAGCTTGCACGTAAAATTGCCCCGCATATTCCCATTCATCTCTCCACACAAGCGAATGTTCTTAATTATTTGGATGCTGAAGTGTATGCGGATATGGGTGTGAAACGCATTATCGCCGCACGAGAAGTGAGTCTAAAAGATTTAGAACAGATTAAAAAACATTTACCGCATTTAGAGTTGGAAGTATTTGTGCATGGTTCTATGTGTTTTGCGTATAGTGGACGGTGTTTAATCAGTTCCGTTCAAAGCGGACGGGTTTCCAACCGAGGAAGCTGTGCGAATGACTGTCGTTTCCCTTACACACTCTATGCCCATAACGAGGAGAGTGGAACGCTCTTTAGAATAGAGGAGAGCGAAGAGGGTACGCACATCATGAATGCGAAAGACCTCAATCTTAGTGCGCATGTCAAAGAAATTTTAGACTCAGGCGTGATTGATTCGTTAAAAATTGAAGGACGCACAAAAAGCCCTTATTATGTTGGGATTACGACTAAAACGTATCGCCAAGCCATTGAAGATTATTTTGCCAACCAATTTGTGGCAGAAAAATATATGAAAGAGCTTGATTCAACGAAAAACAGAGGCTTTAGCGATGGGTACCTTGTCAATCGTCCTTATGAAAAAAATGATACGCAAAACCTCGCCCATTCCATTAGCGAAGGAACGCATCAAGTCGTGGCACAGGTGAGTGAAGATGGTACAAATTGTCTTTGTAAAGATGTTTTAAAGTTACATGTAAGCTATGAATTAGTGATGCCATCTTCTGCTGTGGGCGTGTGCGTAGATAATGAAATCGGTACGATTTTTGAAGAGCATGGAGCGTGGAAGATTCTTTTTAAAAAGCTTCAAACGGCAAACGGTAAACAGTTCGATGAGATTCATAGTGGCAATATTCATGCCATTATGCTACCAATTCCTGTGGCGGGATTTAGTTTTTTACGATTACAGTTAAAGGATCAAGAATGA
- the ffh gene encoding signal recognition particle protein, with the protein MFEVLTDSFRSAINKIRFSDDEKSLKSALENLKKALLKADVHHKIVRDLLREVEIETKAKGIGQANFLRALKTNLTQILTVSGRQGFVFASKPPTTVLMVGLQGSGKTTTTVKLANYLKLKQKKVLVVACDLQRLAAVEQLKQLCGANEIDLYFEDESANPIAIAKNAMQKARAGLYDVVLVDTAGRLAIDTELMEQLEAIKKEVLPDEIFYVADSMTGQDAVRSAVTFHEKITLSGVILSKFDGDGKGGVALGIAEQTNVPLRFIGVGEKVADLEHFIPERIVSRLMGEGDLETLAEKTSAIIDEKQAKAMSQKIKKGQFNFNDFLDQMEQMKKLGSMKSLIGMIPGLSSVAGKLQDVDMENSVEMKRIKAMIGSMTKREREDPELLNNSRKRRIAEGSGLSQVEVNRFLKQFGNAAKMAKKFSGKKGMQDLQNMLAQNKHAHLR; encoded by the coding sequence GTGTTTGAGGTTTTAACTGACTCATTTCGAAGTGCCATTAATAAAATTCGTTTCAGTGATGATGAAAAATCATTAAAGAGTGCTTTAGAAAATCTCAAAAAAGCATTATTGAAAGCAGATGTTCACCATAAAATTGTTCGTGATTTATTGCGTGAAGTTGAAATTGAAACCAAAGCAAAAGGGATTGGTCAAGCGAACTTTTTACGTGCGTTGAAAACCAATTTGACACAGATTTTGACCGTTTCAGGACGTCAAGGCTTTGTTTTTGCTTCCAAGCCTCCAACCACCGTTTTGATGGTAGGTCTTCAAGGAAGTGGTAAAACAACGACAACGGTTAAATTAGCCAATTATTTAAAATTAAAACAGAAGAAAGTACTGGTCGTTGCTTGTGATTTACAGCGTTTAGCAGCGGTTGAACAGCTCAAACAGTTGTGTGGTGCCAATGAGATTGACCTCTATTTTGAAGATGAGAGTGCCAATCCCATCGCCATTGCAAAAAATGCGATGCAAAAAGCCCGTGCGGGACTTTATGATGTCGTTCTTGTTGATACAGCAGGTCGTTTAGCGATTGATACGGAGTTGATGGAACAGCTTGAGGCCATCAAAAAAGAGGTCTTGCCTGATGAGATTTTTTATGTAGCAGATTCGATGACAGGACAAGATGCCGTACGCAGTGCTGTAACATTCCATGAAAAAATTACACTGAGTGGTGTTATTTTAAGTAAATTTGATGGCGATGGCAAAGGTGGTGTTGCCCTAGGAATTGCTGAGCAAACCAATGTACCACTTCGTTTTATTGGTGTGGGTGAAAAGGTAGCGGATTTAGAGCATTTTATTCCTGAACGTATTGTTAGCCGTTTAATGGGCGAGGGTGACCTTGAAACTTTGGCGGAAAAAACAAGTGCGATTATTGATGAAAAACAAGCGAAAGCGATGAGCCAAAAAATCAAAAAAGGTCAGTTCAATTTCAATGACTTTTTAGATCAGATGGAACAGATGAAAAAGCTTGGAAGTATGAAGTCTTTGATTGGGATGATTCCAGGGCTCTCTTCTGTGGCAGGGAAACTTCAAGATGTGGATATGGAAAACTCTGTGGAGATGAAGCGAATCAAAGCGATGATAGGCTCTATGACGAAAAGAGAGAGAGAAGATCCAGAACTTCTCAATAACAGCCGTAAACGAAGAATTGCTGAGGGCTCAGGCTTATCACAAGTCGAAGTAAATCGTTTTTTAAAACAATTTGGAAATGCTGCAAAAATGGCGAAGAAATTCTCAGGTAAAAAGGGAATGCAGGATTTGCAAAATATGTTAGCCCAAAATAAACACGCACACCTTCGTTAA
- a CDS encoding histidinol-phosphatase, with protein MIVDLHNHTPLCNHATGSIETYVQKAIEQKIDIFGFSDHAPMHFDEAYRMRFDEMETYEKEVLHVKMKYRDSIRILLAYEIDFLEGYLDESVLARKVDYRIGSVHFLGKWGFDNPEFIGGYQNKNIDAIWEEYFAAIKTMAESHLFDIVGHIDLIKVFKFLPKKDVRCIAKEAIKAIKKADMVIELNAAGLRKPIQEQYPSHPLMELMAEHDIPITFGSDAHTPEQIGYCHDKLRTLAHHYGYTTCATFEERERQLINF; from the coding sequence ATGATCGTTGATTTGCACAATCACACCCCTCTTTGCAATCATGCCACCGGTAGCATTGAAACGTATGTACAAAAAGCTATTGAACAAAAAATAGATATTTTTGGGTTTTCAGACCATGCACCTATGCACTTTGATGAAGCGTATCGTATGCGTTTTGATGAGATGGAGACGTACGAAAAAGAGGTTTTACATGTAAAGATGAAATACCGTGATTCCATTCGCATTTTACTCGCCTATGAAATTGATTTTTTAGAGGGATATCTTGATGAGAGCGTACTGGCTCGTAAGGTTGATTATCGCATTGGATCTGTTCATTTTTTAGGCAAGTGGGGATTTGATAATCCAGAGTTTATTGGAGGCTATCAAAATAAAAATATTGATGCCATTTGGGAAGAGTATTTTGCAGCCATTAAGACTATGGCAGAGAGTCATCTTTTTGATATTGTTGGGCACATAGACTTAATCAAAGTGTTTAAATTTTTGCCTAAAAAAGATGTACGATGCATTGCTAAAGAAGCTATTAAGGCTATAAAGAAAGCCGATATGGTCATCGAACTCAATGCTGCGGGACTTAGAAAACCCATTCAAGAACAGTATCCTAGTCATCCACTGATGGAATTAATGGCAGAACATGATATCCCAATTACGTTTGGCTCAGATGCCCATACACCTGAACAAATTGGCTATTGCCATGATAAATTACGCACGTTAGCACATCACTACGGGTATACAACATGTGCAACGTTTGAAGAAAGAGAGCGCCAACTGATTAATTTTTAA
- a CDS encoding Nif3-like dinuclear metal center hexameric protein, with protein MRLGDIYDYLDALSPFSTQASWDNSGLLIGSRDDVIERIYLSLDSDTSLLEEVVENSLIITHHPLIFSGLKQLDFNRYPSSLIQTMVQKKIALIAMHTNFDLSHLNPYVASLLGFKLLRCEGFVCYYEVNQPFEEFVLHVKSVFQLEHVRIVQAKEWIKTCAITTGSGGDLIRMIEADCFLSGDFKYHQALEAKENKLSLIDIGHFESERYFPECLALHLKNFPLQAIMSNSKNPFQYT; from the coding sequence ATGCGCTTAGGTGACATTTATGATTATTTAGACGCCCTTAGTCCTTTTTCCACGCAGGCTTCGTGGGATAACAGTGGTCTTTTGATAGGCAGTAGGGATGATGTGATTGAGCGTATCTATTTGAGTCTTGATAGTGATACGTCACTCTTAGAAGAGGTTGTGGAAAATTCACTGATTATTACCCATCATCCTTTGATTTTTAGTGGATTAAAACAGCTTGATTTTAATAGATATCCCTCATCGTTAATTCAAACAATGGTTCAGAAAAAAATTGCTTTAATTGCGATGCATACCAATTTCGACCTCTCCCATCTCAATCCGTATGTTGCCTCTTTATTGGGATTTAAACTGCTTAGATGTGAGGGTTTTGTTTGTTATTATGAGGTGAATCAACCTTTTGAAGAGTTTGTTTTACATGTAAAGAGTGTTTTTCAGCTGGAGCATGTACGCATTGTACAGGCAAAAGAGTGGATAAAAACGTGTGCGATAACCACAGGTTCAGGGGGCGATTTGATACGAATGATAGAGGCTGATTGCTTTTTGAGTGGTGATTTTAAATACCACCAAGCATTAGAAGCAAAGGAAAATAAGCTCTCATTAATTGACATTGGGCATTTTGAGTCTGAGCGCTATTTCCCAGAGTGTTTGGCGCTTCATTTGAAAAATTTCCCATTACAAGCTATAATGTCAAATTCGAAAAATCCGTTTCAGTATACATAG
- a CDS encoding zinc ribbon domain-containing protein, translated as MNKYLEQLIELSKLDKEIDDFAPRIAKIEKMLKLSLEKEKEFKLQAEALTTDIAEAKLKKGKNEAHLAELSAKLKDIAKKSALVKTAKEVKALQLEEEISKEQCDFANDEIGRLEKIIELKQSNITLLEEKIAEAQKESESIKASIDTQIQEIEEERRSVYQAKEELLSQMSQKILTFYEKIRKWAGNSTVVPVKKQACYGCFMRINDKTYAGVMKQDDIVTCPHCGRILYKEIEEAKA; from the coding sequence ATGAATAAGTATTTAGAACAGTTAATTGAGCTTTCCAAGTTAGACAAAGAGATTGATGATTTTGCACCACGCATTGCCAAAATTGAGAAGATGTTAAAACTCTCTTTAGAAAAAGAGAAAGAGTTTAAACTTCAAGCAGAGGCGTTGACGACAGACATCGCTGAAGCTAAGTTAAAGAAAGGCAAAAATGAGGCTCATTTGGCTGAACTTTCTGCTAAGCTTAAAGATATTGCTAAAAAGAGTGCGTTGGTCAAAACTGCAAAAGAGGTTAAAGCGCTTCAACTTGAAGAGGAAATTTCTAAAGAGCAGTGTGATTTTGCCAATGATGAAATTGGTCGTTTAGAAAAAATTATTGAGTTAAAACAATCGAATATTACACTTTTAGAAGAAAAAATTGCTGAAGCACAAAAAGAGTCTGAGAGTATTAAAGCATCCATTGATACGCAGATTCAAGAGATTGAAGAAGAGCGAAGAAGTGTTTATCAGGCAAAAGAAGAGTTATTGTCTCAAATGAGTCAAAAGATTTTGACATTTTATGAAAAAATCCGTAAATGGGCAGGAAATTCAACCGTTGTTCCTGTCAAAAAACAGGCATGTTATGGCTGTTTTATGCGTATCAATGATAAAACCTATGCAGGTGTTATGAAACAAGATGATATCGTAACATGTCCGCATTGTGGACGTATTTTGTACAAAGAGATAGAGGAAGCAAAGGCGTAA
- the purE gene encoding 5-(carboxyamino)imidazole ribonucleotide mutase, with the protein MKFVSILMGSKSDYSVMEECAKTLEKFGVLHELVVSSAHRSPERTHQYVKNAEAKGAKVFICAAGMAAHLAGVVASLTTKPVIGVPMKGGVMEGLDALLSTVQMPGGMPVATVAIGSAGAVNSAYLAMQILAIDDEELAAKLKEDRILKAKKVETDSMGIESII; encoded by the coding sequence ATGAAATTTGTTTCTATTTTAATGGGAAGTAAGAGTGATTATAGTGTCATGGAAGAGTGTGCAAAAACCCTAGAGAAATTTGGTGTTTTGCATGAACTTGTGGTCTCTTCTGCCCATCGAAGTCCAGAGCGAACCCATCAGTATGTTAAAAATGCAGAAGCCAAAGGGGCAAAAGTCTTTATTTGTGCCGCAGGAATGGCCGCCCATCTAGCAGGAGTGGTTGCTTCTTTAACAACGAAGCCTGTGATTGGTGTTCCCATGAAAGGGGGCGTTATGGAAGGTCTGGATGCGCTTTTAAGTACTGTTCAGATGCCAGGGGGTATGCCTGTGGCTACGGTTGCTATTGGCTCCGCAGGTGCGGTGAATAGTGCTTATTTAGCGATGCAAATTTTGGCCATTGATGATGAAGAGTTAGCGGCAAAACTGAAAGAAGATCGTATTTTAAAAGCCAAAAAAGTTGAAACGGATTCAATGGGGATTGAAAGTATTATCTAA
- a CDS encoding RluA family pseudouridine synthase, whose product MKMEKAYKLLALQEGISNRAAKELIDRGVVYAAGKKVSVARGELSPSTKFKIEKIAPIKVLFEDEYIMAVDKPAFITSEEVAEIKKLPLLHRLDRETSGVLLLTKDDEFRQKAVNAFKKREVHKEYIAIVEGKVVEATEVNAPILTIKKGNTAYSKISPDGKEAISYIEPLMIEGKRSKIKVTIETGRTHQIRVHLKSIGASILGDTEYGGRPHKRLMLHASKIILLGYIFQSKEPEDFIKFSV is encoded by the coding sequence ATGAAGATGGAAAAAGCGTATAAATTATTGGCATTGCAAGAGGGAATTTCAAACCGTGCGGCTAAAGAGTTAATTGATAGAGGTGTCGTCTATGCGGCAGGTAAAAAAGTGAGTGTTGCCAGAGGCGAGTTAAGTCCTAGTACAAAATTTAAAATCGAAAAAATAGCACCGATTAAAGTTCTTTTTGAAGATGAGTACATTATGGCGGTGGATAAACCTGCGTTTATAACCTCTGAAGAGGTGGCTGAAATTAAGAAGTTACCGTTATTGCACCGTTTAGATAGAGAAACTAGCGGCGTGTTATTGCTCACCAAAGATGATGAATTTCGTCAAAAAGCGGTGAATGCTTTTAAAAAACGTGAGGTACATAAAGAGTACATTGCTATTGTTGAGGGAAAAGTGGTTGAGGCTACGGAAGTCAATGCGCCTATTTTAACGATTAAAAAAGGCAATACGGCTTATAGTAAAATTAGTCCTGATGGCAAAGAAGCGATTAGTTATATAGAGCCTTTGATGATTGAGGGGAAACGCTCTAAAATAAAGGTAACGATTGAAACAGGACGAACACATCAGATAAGAGTGCATCTTAAAAGTATTGGTGCTTCTATCTTAGGTGATACAGAATACGGCGGAAGACCGCATAAACGTTTAATGCTCCATGCGTCTAAGATTATACTTTTAGGGTATATTTTTCAGAGTAAAGAACCTGAAGATTTCATTAAATTTAGTGTATAA
- a CDS encoding DUF3972 domain-containing protein codes for MNSWMKIEEFCTLVNLDVAAVHALIDEGKLVAKEDEEGSYFVEVSRSAQALIPATKGVVLDEAYEGGSVSMSSEFVEKTLGAILSLHEKVLDAKEETLETLKGENRFLKEALFSMQELYDEDRKTIETLTKQIEILQDELEFTKRKYKMMWNKAVESYTPSAK; via the coding sequence ATGAACAGTTGGATGAAAATTGAAGAGTTTTGTACTTTGGTAAATTTAGACGTTGCAGCTGTTCATGCCTTGATAGATGAAGGAAAATTGGTCGCAAAAGAGGACGAAGAGGGTTCGTATTTTGTTGAAGTCAGTCGGAGTGCACAAGCGCTGATTCCTGCAACCAAGGGGGTTGTTTTGGATGAAGCCTATGAGGGTGGCTCTGTATCCATGAGTTCTGAATTTGTTGAAAAAACGCTCGGGGCAATTTTGAGTTTGCATGAAAAAGTTTTGGATGCAAAAGAGGAGACTTTAGAGACCTTAAAAGGTGAAAACCGTTTTTTAAAAGAGGCTCTTTTTTCGATGCAGGAACTTTACGACGAAGATCGTAAAACCATTGAAACTTTAACCAAACAGATTGAAATCTTGCAAGATGAGCTTGAATTTACCAAGCGAAAATATAAAATGATGTGGAATAAAGCAGTGGAGAGTTATACGCCATCTGCAAAATAA
- the glyQ gene encoding glycine--tRNA ligase subunit alpha: MLTFSQMLLNLQTFWQEQGCTIVQPYDMPAGAGTFHNATFLRSLSSKPWATAYVAPSRRPTDGRYGENPNRLGSYYQFQVLIKPSPDNIQELYLKSLEMLGLDIKKHDIRFVEDNWESPTLGAWGLGWEVWLDGMEVTQFTYFQQVGGIPCSPVSVEITYGVERLAMYLQEKESVFDLVWNENPFGVITYGDVHKQSEYEFSRYNFEVADVAMLFAQFENASLECKRCLDENIPLPAYDYCLMASHTFNVLDARKAISVTQRQNYILKIRELAKGCALKYKEIVG, translated from the coding sequence GTGTTAACGTTTAGTCAAATGCTTTTAAATCTCCAAACATTTTGGCAAGAGCAAGGGTGTACCATTGTTCAACCTTACGATATGCCTGCAGGGGCTGGAACCTTTCATAACGCAACGTTTTTACGAAGCCTCAGTTCAAAGCCATGGGCAACGGCGTATGTTGCTCCCAGCCGTAGACCTACTGATGGACGCTATGGTGAAAACCCTAACCGATTGGGCAGTTACTACCAGTTTCAAGTGCTCATTAAACCCAGTCCTGATAACATTCAAGAGCTTTATCTTAAGAGCCTTGAGATGTTGGGTCTTGATATTAAAAAACATGATATTCGTTTTGTAGAAGACAACTGGGAATCACCAACGCTGGGTGCATGGGGACTTGGTTGGGAAGTGTGGCTCGATGGTATGGAAGTAACTCAATTTACCTATTTTCAGCAGGTAGGAGGCATTCCTTGCAGTCCTGTATCGGTTGAAATTACCTATGGGGTTGAACGCCTTGCGATGTATTTGCAAGAAAAAGAGTCGGTGTTTGATTTGGTCTGGAATGAGAACCCATTTGGCGTGATCACCTATGGGGATGTTCACAAACAAAGCGAGTATGAATTTAGCCGTTATAACTTCGAAGTGGCTGATGTGGCAATGCTTTTTGCGCAATTTGAAAATGCGAGTCTTGAGTGCAAACGTTGTTTAGATGAAAACATTCCTCTTCCTGCGTATGATTATTGTCTTATGGCATCACACACTTTCAATGTCTTAGATGCGAGAAAAGCGATTTCGGTGACACAACGTCAAAATTATATTTTAAAAATTAGAGAACTTGCCAAAGGGTGTGCCTTAAAGTATAAGGAAATAGTCGGCTAA
- the waaA gene encoding lipid IV(A) 3-deoxy-D-manno-octulosonic acid transferase: MSFFYYFLATLLYILALPLLLYLRLKPKYQHSIPARFFLKYTPPFQGEKGIWFHACSFGEVRSLSPFIHQVRNPEAVRISVITHTGFEEAQKYSHAQVRYLPFEIFLPFWVKNQKTLIVMEAELWPMLFCVAKAKGMKTVLLNARISDRSYASYQRFSWIYRWIFSYVDVVLAQSDVDAKRLVSLGAKEVHVAGNIKTFQDYRPTKVYRKMDARRVVILASTHEGEEELILSRITLQPHDQLIVVPRHPERFEKVDLLLREYVSRKEKSYAKFSEDETLEKDILLCDKMGELINLYAIADVVILGGSFINGIGGHNPLEPAYFGVRLISGEFIFNQKVLFEAVKNAFTCNAENLANVFEHVESYPKSAIAHRGDIRPLLDKLLGNEDGKSV; encoded by the coding sequence TTGAGCTTTTTTTACTATTTTTTGGCAACGCTACTCTATATTTTAGCGTTGCCTTTGTTGCTCTACCTTCGGTTAAAACCTAAATACCAGCACTCTATTCCCGCTCGTTTTTTTTTGAAATATACACCTCCTTTTCAAGGTGAAAAGGGCATTTGGTTTCATGCATGTTCTTTTGGAGAAGTACGTTCTTTAAGCCCATTTATTCATCAAGTGCGTAACCCTGAAGCGGTGCGTATTAGTGTGATTACACACACAGGCTTTGAAGAAGCTCAAAAATATTCACATGCTCAAGTGCGTTATTTACCTTTTGAGATTTTCCTCCCTTTTTGGGTAAAAAATCAAAAAACGTTGATTGTGATGGAAGCAGAACTGTGGCCAATGCTCTTTTGCGTTGCAAAGGCTAAGGGGATGAAAACGGTTTTATTGAATGCCCGTATTTCAGATAGATCGTATGCGTCTTATCAGCGATTTTCGTGGATTTATCGTTGGATATTTAGCTATGTAGATGTTGTTTTAGCGCAAAGCGATGTGGATGCAAAACGTTTGGTTTCTTTGGGTGCGAAAGAGGTTCATGTCGCTGGGAATATTAAAACCTTTCAAGACTATCGACCTACGAAGGTGTATCGTAAAATGGATGCAAGACGTGTGGTGATTTTGGCGAGTACGCACGAAGGTGAAGAGGAATTGATTTTATCTCGTATTACACTTCAACCTCATGACCAACTGATTGTTGTGCCAAGGCATCCTGAGCGATTTGAAAAAGTTGATCTCTTGTTACGGGAGTATGTCTCTCGTAAAGAGAAGTCTTATGCAAAATTTTCTGAGGATGAAACCTTAGAAAAAGATATCCTTTTATGCGATAAAATGGGTGAGCTGATTAATCTTTACGCCATCGCAGATGTGGTTATTTTAGGAGGCTCTTTTATCAATGGTATTGGGGGACATAATCCGTTAGAGCCTGCTTATTTTGGTGTTAGACTTATCAGTGGTGAATTTATTTTTAATCAAAAAGTATTATTTGAAGCGGTTAAAAATGCCTTTACATGTAATGCAGAGAATTTAGCAAATGTTTTTGAGCATGTGGAGAGCTATCCCAAAAGTGCGATTGCTCATCGAGGTGATATCAGACCTCTTTTGGATAAATTATTAGGAAATGAAGATGGAAAAAGCGTATAA
- a CDS encoding chemotaxis protein, with translation MTQEELDALMAGELDDMQDDAPATLTMDESDTFEETPLVDSDALDDEKERATHQLMQEYRPSSTMSWPPPPPTDDHKMVHQLDDVTKDSELKATQVFDKLETMNNFMMSVEDRAKEVSKQVNSNIALFETLVAKFPKIEQFQKALDDNRTMHESVEEILMHAQMAEDEVMMTMDMMQYQDIHRQKIERVINVMRALSKYMNALFEGKQDDEKRVGSAVHIHGDTSTEDVVTSEDIEALIASLGKK, from the coding sequence ATGACGCAAGAAGAACTTGATGCTTTAATGGCAGGTGAGTTAGATGATATGCAAGATGATGCCCCTGCTACGTTAACGATGGATGAGAGTGATACATTTGAAGAGACTCCTTTGGTGGACAGCGATGCGCTTGATGATGAAAAAGAGAGAGCTACCCATCAGCTCATGCAGGAATACCGTCCCTCTTCAACGATGAGTTGGCCACCGCCACCGCCGACAGATGATCACAAAATGGTGCATCAACTAGACGATGTTACTAAAGATTCTGAGTTAAAAGCAACCCAAGTCTTTGATAAACTTGAAACGATGAACAACTTTATGATGAGTGTGGAAGATCGTGCAAAAGAAGTCAGTAAGCAAGTGAATTCCAATATTGCATTGTTTGAAACATTGGTTGCAAAATTTCCTAAAATTGAACAGTTTCAAAAAGCGTTAGATGATAATCGTACGATGCATGAAAGTGTGGAAGAAATTTTAATGCATGCGCAAATGGCGGAAGATGAAGTTATGATGACGATGGATATGATGCAATATCAAGATATTCACCGCCAAAAAATTGAACGGGTTATTAATGTTATGCGAGCATTGTCAAAATACATGAATGCCTTGTTTGAAGGCAAACAAGATGATGAAAAACGAGTGGGTTCTGCGGTTCACATTCATGGAGACACCTCCACAGAAGATGTTGTGACCAGTGAAGATATTGAGGCATTGATTGCTAGTTTAGGAAAGAAATAG